The following proteins are co-located in the Mariprofundus sp. NF genome:
- a CDS encoding RNA-binding S4 domain-containing protein — MREVTISKEPIELNKLLKFEALVASGGEANRVISEGLVLVNGEIETRKRKKIVTGDVVEFGNEEICIRLD; from the coding sequence ATGAGAGAAGTTACTATTTCAAAAGAGCCGATTGAGCTCAATAAGCTGTTGAAGTTTGAAGCCCTGGTTGCCAGTGGTGGCGAAGCTAACCGGGTGATCTCTGAGGGTCTGGTTCTGGTCAATGGTGAGATAGAGACCCGGAAAAGAAAGAAGATTGTTACAGGTGATGTTGTTGAGTTTGGCAACGAAGAGATCTGCATTCGACTTGATTAA
- a CDS encoding SH3 domain-containing protein → MRPLTVIPLLLASLWLHGCVALTAASVVPGALIEVVSSEFKGEEVCMTHHITPTLAAVQASLRSMKLDVDVLEIDENGYTIAFGSENLHGTIMLEEMTPKLTTFYIKARGSMREASVERAIIDSVRANLKSKRAKKRFQFAGYHNLRAKPNIKTARLGWYRPDAELKTHRNGKSEWVSLKLPSGKVAYLKRDIITVASN, encoded by the coding sequence ATGCGACCTTTAACCGTTATCCCCCTGCTGCTTGCCTCACTCTGGTTACACGGATGTGTAGCCCTTACCGCCGCTTCAGTGGTGCCAGGTGCACTGATTGAGGTGGTATCCAGCGAATTCAAGGGTGAAGAGGTGTGCATGACGCATCACATCACTCCTACCCTTGCAGCCGTTCAAGCAAGTCTGCGCAGCATGAAGCTGGATGTGGATGTGCTGGAGATTGACGAAAACGGCTACACCATCGCTTTCGGCAGTGAAAACCTTCATGGCACCATTATGCTGGAAGAGATGACACCCAAGCTGACCACATTCTATATTAAAGCGCGTGGCAGTATGCGTGAGGCTTCGGTTGAACGTGCCATTATTGATTCAGTGCGGGCAAATCTAAAAAGTAAAAGAGCCAAAAAACGGTTCCAGTTCGCCGGTTATCACAACCTCAGGGCCAAACCGAACATCAAAACTGCAAGGCTTGGCTGGTACCGTCCCGATGCGGAGCTAAAAACCCATCGCAATGGAAAATCTGAGTGGGTAAGTCTGAAGCTGCCATCAGGTAAAGTTGCCTACCTCAAACGTGACATCATCACCGTGGCAAGCAACTAA
- a CDS encoding DUF1499 domain-containing protein, with amino-acid sequence MKWLLIVVAVLLLLGLAAFIVMAMQSHKTPENIALQNGLLRPCPASPNCVCSEVHTQNSEQHAIAPIKLGDRDWSQMRSIILEQGGMIQQESDSYLHATFTTPVFRYIDDVELRLDQAGGLIHIRSASRVGRSDFGVNRKRVTQLTQ; translated from the coding sequence GTGAAATGGTTACTGATCGTTGTCGCAGTTTTGTTGCTGCTGGGGTTGGCCGCTTTTATCGTGATGGCGATGCAGTCGCACAAAACACCTGAAAATATTGCTCTGCAGAACGGGCTTCTGCGCCCATGCCCGGCTTCACCCAACTGTGTCTGCAGCGAAGTCCATACTCAGAACAGTGAACAGCATGCTATTGCGCCGATTAAGCTTGGCGATAGAGATTGGTCGCAGATGAGAAGTATCATCCTTGAGCAGGGTGGTATGATTCAGCAGGAGAGTGATTCCTATCTGCATGCCACCTTCACCACACCTGTTTTCCGCTATATTGATGATGTAGAGCTGCGCCTTGATCAGGCAGGTGGTCTGATTCATATCCGCTCTGCTTCACGGGTAGGGCGCTCTGATTTTGGTGTGAATCGCAAGCGGGTCACTCAACTCACTCAATAA
- a CDS encoding (2Fe-2S) ferredoxin domain-containing protein, whose protein sequence is MDRDGENNGPQTSCLKQLVVCTNHRASPNQPSCSGSGGGEALAEKLETEIAARGWNIKVSRFPCLGYCEKGPVVKLSPGGGFICEIDPDNLDGVLQQIEAFSQQSD, encoded by the coding sequence ATGGATAGAGATGGAGAGAACAATGGGCCGCAAACTTCCTGTCTGAAGCAGCTGGTCGTCTGCACCAATCATCGTGCCAGTCCAAATCAGCCATCCTGTAGTGGCAGTGGTGGTGGTGAAGCTCTGGCTGAAAAGCTGGAAACAGAGATTGCTGCCAGAGGCTGGAACATCAAGGTGAGTCGTTTCCCCTGTCTGGGTTACTGTGAGAAGGGACCAGTAGTAAAACTATCACCCGGTGGAGGTTTTATCTGCGAGATTGACCCAGATAATCTGGATGGGGTGCTGCAGCAGATTGAGGCCTTTTCGCAACAGTCTGACTGA